A region from the Salvia splendens isolate huo1 chromosome 15, SspV2, whole genome shotgun sequence genome encodes:
- the LOC121767175 gene encoding haloacid dehalogenase-like hydrolase domain-containing protein At4g39970, with translation MASFLSAPPSLSSRTPLFSLFRPTNPTFSPATSRSRRLVLTASARALQALIFDCDGVILESEHLHRQAYNDAFAHFNVRCPSSPSPAPLDWTPEFYDELQNLIGGGKPKMRWYFKEHGWPTSTISDSVPESDEDRANLVDILQDWKTERYKEIIKSGTVEPRPGVLRLMDEAKASGRKLAVCSAATKSSVVLCLENLIGLERFQGLDCFLAGDDVKEKKPDPMIYVTAAKKLGVSEKDCLVVEDSVIGLQAATGAGMSCVISYTSSTANQDFTAAAAIYPDLSKVRLADLEALLGDVVAAK, from the exons ATGGCTTCTTTCCTCTCCgctcctccctctctctcctcccgcactcctctcttctctctctttagACCAACTAACCCCACTTTCTCCCCCGCAACTTCACGAAGCAGACGCCTAGTCCTCACAGCCTCAGCCAGAGCTCTCCAAGCTCTGATTTTCGATTGCGACGGCGTCATTCTCGAGTCCGAGCATCTCCACCGCCAAGCCTACAACGACGCCTTCGCCCATTTCAACGTCCGCTGCCCGTCTTCACCCTCGCCTGCCCCCCTCGATTGGACTCCCGAATTTTACGACGAGTTGCAAAACCTCATCGGCGGCGGGAAACCCAAAATGAGATG GTACTTCAAGGAGCACGGTTGGCCGACTTCCACAATTTCGGATTCGGTGCCAGAGAGTGATGAAGATAGAGCAAACTTGGTTGACATTCTTCAG GACTGGAAGACGGAGAGGtacaaagaaataattaaatctgGAACC GTTGAGCCCAGACCAGGAGTTTTGAGATTGATGGATGAGGCCAAAGCTTCT GGAAGAAAGCTAGCAGTCTGCTCTGCTGCAACTAAGAGTTCAGTAGTCTTGTGTTTAGAAAATCTAATTGGATTG GAGCGCTTCCAAGGCCTCGATTGCTTCCTAGCAG GTGATGATGTGAaggaaaagaagcccgatccgATGATCTATGTCACAGCCGCCAAG AAACTGGGCGTGTCGGAGAAGGATTGCTTGGTGGTAGAAGACAGTGTTATCGGATTGCAG GCTGCAACGGGAGCAGGAATGTcgtgtgtgatctcatacacgTCGTCCACTGCTAACCAG GATTtcacagcagcagcagcaatcTACCCTGACTTGAGCAAAGTCAGATTGGCGGACTTGGAGGCGTTGCTTGGAGACGTCGTGGCTGCAAAGTAA
- the LOC121768617 gene encoding 2-hydroxy-6-oxo-2,4-heptadienoate hydrolase-like isoform X2: MGKCFSFTSSRDKCYRWSFSSAGLRSLTANLGDGTFIHSWGPKAHKPNKPTLVLLHGIGANAMWQWGDFVSPLSAKFNVYVPDLLFFGDSYTSRPERGEGFQAECVYRALAAAGVRGRMSVVGLSYGGFVAYSMAARFPEAVERVVIGCAGVCLEERDMEEGMFKVMCTENLQERKELIYALHKDRKLSDLPKITQPTLIIWGEHDQVFPVELAHRLVRHLGNNAELVILKNAGHAINMEKTKELYKLLKSFLIPKLENNGKVD, translated from the exons ATGGGGAAGTGTTTCAGCTTCACATCATCAAGGGACAAGTGCTACCGGTGGTCCTTCTCCTCCGCCGGGCTCCGCTCCCTCACGGCCAACCTCGGCGACGGCACCTTCATCCACAGCTGGGGGCCCAAGGCCCACAAGCCCAACAAGCCGACCCTCGTCCTCCTCCACGGAATCGGCGCCAACGCAATGTGGCAGTGGGGCGACTTCGTCTCTCCCTTGTCGGCGAAATTCAACGTCTACGTTCCCGATTTGTTGTTCTTCGGCGACTCCTACACTTCGCGGCCGGAGCGGGGTGAGGGGTTTCAGGCGGAGTGCGTGTACCGGGCTTTGGCGGCGGCGGGGGTGAGGGGCCGGATGAGCGTGGTGGGCCTCAGCTACGGCGGGTTTGTGGCTTACAGCATGGCGGCGCGGTTCCCGGAGGCGGTGGAGAGGGTGGTGATTGGGTGCGCTGGGGTTTGCTTGGAGGAGAGGGATATGGAGGAGGGGATGTTTAAG GTAATGTGTACAGAGAATCTTCAAGAACGAAAAGAGTTGATCTACGCGTTGCATAAGGATAGAAAGCTCTCTGATCTGCCTAAAATCACTCAG CCTACGTTGATAATATGGGGAGAACACGACCAGGTTTTCCCGGTAGAATTGGCTCATAGATTAGTAAG GCACTTGGGAAACAACGCAGAGCTCGTGATACTAAAAAATGCAGGACATGCGATCAATATGGAGAAGACGAAGGAGCTATACAAGCTCTTAAAGTCGTTCCTCATCCCGAAGCTCGAGAACAATGGCAAGGTTGACTGA
- the LOC121768617 gene encoding 2-hydroxy-6-oxo-2,4-heptadienoate hydrolase-like isoform X1: MGKCFSFTSSRDKCYRWSFSSAGLRSLTANLGDGTFIHSWGPKAHKPNKPTLVLLHGIGANAMWQWGDFVSPLSAKFNVYVPDLLFFGDSYTSRPERGEGFQAECVYRALAAAGVRGRMSVVGLSYGGFVAYSMAARFPEAVERVVIGCAGVCLEERDMEEGMFKVRTVDEAIGILLAQTPEKLRELMRLSFYKPAKNVPSCFLADFIHVMCTENLQERKELIYALHKDRKLSDLPKITQPTLIIWGEHDQVFPVELAHRLVRHLGNNAELVILKNAGHAINMEKTKELYKLLKSFLIPKLENNGKVD, from the exons ATGGGGAAGTGTTTCAGCTTCACATCATCAAGGGACAAGTGCTACCGGTGGTCCTTCTCCTCCGCCGGGCTCCGCTCCCTCACGGCCAACCTCGGCGACGGCACCTTCATCCACAGCTGGGGGCCCAAGGCCCACAAGCCCAACAAGCCGACCCTCGTCCTCCTCCACGGAATCGGCGCCAACGCAATGTGGCAGTGGGGCGACTTCGTCTCTCCCTTGTCGGCGAAATTCAACGTCTACGTTCCCGATTTGTTGTTCTTCGGCGACTCCTACACTTCGCGGCCGGAGCGGGGTGAGGGGTTTCAGGCGGAGTGCGTGTACCGGGCTTTGGCGGCGGCGGGGGTGAGGGGCCGGATGAGCGTGGTGGGCCTCAGCTACGGCGGGTTTGTGGCTTACAGCATGGCGGCGCGGTTCCCGGAGGCGGTGGAGAGGGTGGTGATTGGGTGCGCTGGGGTTTGCTTGGAGGAGAGGGATATGGAGGAGGGGATGTTTAAGGTGAGGACTGTGGATGAGGCTATTGGGATTTTGCTGGCTCAGACGCCGGAGAAGCTGAGGGAGTTGATGCGGCTGTCGTTTTATAAGCCGGCGAAGAATGTGccttcttgctttcttgctgATTTTATTCAT GTAATGTGTACAGAGAATCTTCAAGAACGAAAAGAGTTGATCTACGCGTTGCATAAGGATAGAAAGCTCTCTGATCTGCCTAAAATCACTCAG CCTACGTTGATAATATGGGGAGAACACGACCAGGTTTTCCCGGTAGAATTGGCTCATAGATTAGTAAG GCACTTGGGAAACAACGCAGAGCTCGTGATACTAAAAAATGCAGGACATGCGATCAATATGGAGAAGACGAAGGAGCTATACAAGCTCTTAAAGTCGTTCCTCATCCCGAAGCTCGAGAACAATGGCAAGGTTGACTGA